TCTGGGTCATGGTGGCGGCGCGGCTCTGGGTGGTGATCAGCAGCAGCAACGTCCCCAGCGCGAACAGCACGGCCCGCCACGCCGGCCACGCGGCGCCGCCCGCTGCGCCGCGCCGGGCGCGCAGGAAGCCCCAGGTGTACGCGGCGGCGACCAGCAGCGTGGGAATCAGGAAGGCCGGGTCGGGCGTGGGGGCCAGCAGGTCGGCCAGGGTGGGGTTCAGGTTGACGGGGGTGGGGGCGCTCATGGGGTCTCCAGGACGTACTGCACGTCGGCTTTCACGCGTTCGAGTTGCGGCAGCTGGGTGTAGTCCCACAGGACCCGCAGCCGCCCGCGCGCGTCGATCAGGTACGTGGCGGTGGTGTGGTTGATCTGGTACGACTGGGGGCCTTTCACGTCGGCCTTCTGGTACGCCACGCCGTACGCGGCGGCCAGGGTGGAGAGCGCCGATTCCGGCACGCGCACGCCCACGCCCGCCTTCCCGAAGAACGACACGTACTCGTTCAGGCGGGCGGGCGTGTCCCGGTCGGGGTCCACGCTGACCAGCACGACGCGCAGCCTTTCGCGCTGTGCGGGGGGCAGGGCGTCACGCACGCGGTTGAGGTACGAGAGGGTCAGCGGGCAGATGTTCGGGCAGTTCGTGAACCCGAAGAACAGCGCCGTGACCGGGCCGCCCGCCTGCCCGCTGTCCGGCGTGAACGTGAAGGGCCGCTCGCGCCCCCCGGCCTGCACGGTCCCGCTGAACCCGGCGGCCAGCGTCCCGGCCGGGTACGCCGTTCCGAAGAAGGGGTACGGGCTCTTCAGGCGGGCGTAACCCCACACGGCCAGCAGCAGCAGGGTCACGGCGGCGGCGGCCAGCAGCGCCGACACGTACCAGGGGCGGGCGGGCGGGCCGGGGTCCGGCAGGGGCGGGTGGGGGGGCGTTTCGGTCACAGGAGTCTCCGGGGCGGGTCAGGGTTTCAGGACCGGGAGGTCCAGGGTCAGGGCGCGGCCCTGCGTGTCGGTCAGGGTGAGGCTCAGGCGTTCGCCCTCCTGCAACGGGGCTTTCAGGCCGCTGAGCATCAGGTGATCCCC
The DNA window shown above is from Deinococcus sp. LM3 and carries:
- a CDS encoding SCO family protein; translated protein: MTETPPHPPLPDPGPPARPWYVSALLAAAAVTLLLLAVWGYARLKSPYPFFGTAYPAGTLAAGFSGTVQAGGRERPFTFTPDSGQAGGPVTALFFGFTNCPNICPLTLSYLNRVRDALPPAQRERLRVVLVSVDPDRDTPARLNEYVSFFGKAGVGVRVPESALSTLAAAYGVAYQKADVKGPQSYQINHTTATYLIDARGRLRVLWDYTQLPQLERVKADVQYVLETP